Below is a window of Mycobacterium sp. 050128 DNA.
CGGTCTGGTCGGCGTTGGCGCAGTCGACGAACTCCATCTCGCCGCCGGCGGGCAGACCGGTCGTGCCCTCGGTCGTGTACGAGGCGCGACCGCGCTCCGTCTCGTGAAACGCCATCCCGTCGACCAGGTACTGATCTCCGGGCTGCAACGTGATGTCCTTGCGGGTGACCCACATGACGAGCTCGAGGCGTCCGTCGTCGGATTCGACGGCGAACCAGGTCGGCAGGTCAGCGCCCTCCAGCAGGTGCTCCCACCACACGAACGGCCCCTCGCGAAACGTCACCGACCCGCGGACCACGTAGTCGATGCCGCCATAGCTGACGATGGCGCCGGGCCCGAGCTGTCGGGGCCCGAACTGCGGCATCGCGTCGAACGACAGCGGATCACGGCGCCCACGCGGCTGACCCGCTGCCTTGG
It encodes the following:
- a CDS encoding DUF4178 domain-containing protein; this encodes MGTVLVVLAAVLFIASIVVLVVALRRPKAAGQPRGRRDPLSFDAMPQFGPRQLGPGAIVSYGGIDYVVRGSVTFREGPFVWWEHLLEGADLPTWFAVESDDGRLELVMWVTRKDITLQPGDQYLVDGMAFHETERGRASYTTEGTTGLPAGGEMEFVDCANADQTALLSFERWAPGTPWEISMGKPVSPGELTVYPAPPPGSP